A single Amia ocellicauda isolate fAmiCal2 chromosome 9, fAmiCal2.hap1, whole genome shotgun sequence DNA region contains:
- the tm2d2 gene encoding TM2 domain-containing protein 2: MLPVSLNYILICGQVLFLLTVLLLQCLGGIHSQNASGAGGTRGASDHGNGSVISLPADPGNGSQDNYEYKDPFSPLVLCSFLPEEFIYCQEPVDHTGNQSAKDEMHHGCVKFGGQAYKDVEHTKVICTALTGIECAGPREFLRGNEPCIKYTGHYFITTLLYSFFLGCFGVDRFCLGHTGTAVGKLLTLGGLGIWWFVDLILLITGGLMPSDGSNWCTFY; this comes from the exons ATGCTTCCCGTGTCGCTGAATTACATCCTGATCTGCGGGCAGGTGCTGTTTCTGCTCAcggtgctgctgctgcagtgtCTGGGCGGCATCCATTCCCAGAACGCGTCCGGCGCCGGCGGGACCCGGGGGGCGTCGGACCACGGCAACGGCTCGGTCATCTCCCTGCCGGCGGATCCCGGGAACGGGTCTCAGGACAACTACGAGTACAAGGATCCCTTCTCGCCACTGGTGCTCTGCAGCTTCCT TCCTGAAGAGTTCATATACTGTCAGGAGCCGGTGGATCACACTGGGAATCAGTCGGCCAAGGACGAGATGCATCATGGGTGTGTGAAG TTTGGCGGCCAGGCGTACAAAGATGTGGAGCACACAAAAGTCATCTGCACAGCCCTGACAGGCATTGAATGTGCCGGACCCCGGGAGTTCCTGAGAGGCAACGAGCCCTGCATCAA GTACACAGGGCACTACTTCATTACCACCCTGTTGTATTCTTTTTTCCTGGGCTGTTTTGGGGTGGATCGCTTTTGCCTCGGGCACACGGGCACTGCGGTGGGCAAGCTGCTAACGCTGGGCGGCCTGGGGATCTGGTGGTTCGTGGACCTCATCTTGCTGATCACGGGGGGACTGATGCCAAGCGATGGCAGCAACTGGTGCACTTTCTATTGA
- the plekha2 gene encoding pleckstrin homology domain-containing family A member 2 — MPYVDRQNRICGFLDIEENEHSNKFQRRYFILDTLGNFLLWYMDNPQNLPKGTEAVGSLQLTYISKVNEATVKQKPKTEFCFVINALSRRYFLQANDSDDLRDWVEALNKATKITVPKAAIQRGKQQAYKTEIIGGVVVQTLINQNEDDMEMGEAHSLLKRLPSSSAGIRPGVVKCGYCVKQGNVRKSWKRRFFTLDDNSVSYFKCETDKEPLRSIPLKDIQKVHECLVKSGELLTRDNLFEIITSSRVFYIQTDTPDDMHSWIKAISGAVQSLRGLVKDTSFNRSTSLYRYRNKNPQAASGRGRQAGDEKKAPLVKSSSIAPSWQPWTPIPQSSRSAPSDVTSIEEVTGQFNSLPPVPTGETEEVDAMGKRRRHRSQPQPALDKAFPFNIDDESIRTTDV; from the exons atgCCTTATGTGGATCGGCAGAATCGCATCTGTGGCTTCTTGGACATTGAAGAGaatgagcacagcaacaagttTCAGAGACGCTACTTCATACTGGATACCTTGGGCAACTTCCTGCTGTGGTACATGGACAACCCACAG AACTTGCCTAAAGGTACGGAAGCAGTGGGCAGTCTTCAGCTGACATACATTTCCAAG GTCAACGAAGCAACAGTAAAGCAGAAACCAAAGACTGAATTCTGCTTCG TGATAAATGCTTTATCTAGACGCTATTTCCTTCAAGCTAACGATTCTGACGATCTGAGAGACTGGGTGGAGGCTCTGAATAAAGCCACTAAGATCACT GTACCGAAAGCGGCCATCCAGCGGGGAAAACAGCAGGCTTACAAGACAGAGATCATCGGGGGTGTGGTGGTGCAAACCCTTATCAACCAG AATGAAGACGACATGGAGATGGGGGAGGCGCACAGCCTTCTCAAGAGATTGCCCAGCAGCTCTGCAGGAATCAGGCCAGGAGTCGTCAAGTGCGGCTACTGCGTCAAACAAGGAAATGTG AGAAAAAGCTGGAAAAGGAGGTTCTTCACTCTGGACGACAACTCTGTCAGTTATTTCAAATGTGAAACG GACAAGGAGCCCCTCCGTTCGATTCCTTTGAAGGATATACAGAAAGTCCACGAATGCCTGGTCAAATCGGG AGAGCTGCTGACGAGGGATAACCTTTTCGAAATCATCACAAGCTCCCGGGTTTTCTACATACAG ACGGACACTCCAGATGACATGCATAGCTGGATTAAGGCCATCTCTGGGGCAGTCCAATCCCTGCGAGGACTTGTGAAG GACACTTCTTTCAATCGCTCCACTTCGCTGTACAGGTACCGCAACAAGAATCCGCAAGCTGCCAGCGGGCGCGGGCGGCAGGCAGGCGATGAAAAGAAGGCCCCTCTGGTCAAGTCCAGCTCCATAGCTCCTTCCTGGCAGCCCTGGACCCCAATCCCTCAATCTAGCCGCTCGGCGCCCTCAGACGTGACATCCATAGAGGAGGTCACGGGGCAGTTCAACTCCCTGCCCCCCGTGCCCACAGGGGAGACCGAGGAAGTGGACGCAATGGGCAAACGCAGGCGGCATCGCTCCCAGCCGCAGCCCGCCCTCGACAAAGCGTTCCCCTTCAACATCGATGATGAAAGTATTCGCACCACTGATGtgtag